One Rosa chinensis cultivar Old Blush chromosome 5, RchiOBHm-V2, whole genome shotgun sequence genomic region harbors:
- the LOC112165561 gene encoding sodium/calcium exchanger NCL translates to MSIKPYVPFSSLFFFFLLLLLVLCSNAQGRFTSYRQSSTDLASDGVNERESESESSSYLLSLKPLSVESTCEETYGFMPCTTTVVGNMFLMLVYGYLMYSAAKWLSSGSEILLEILGPGIVGGLFLPVLTSLPDAMLILVSGLSGSTETAQSQVSVGIGLLAGSTVLVLSLIWGSCVVVGKCDIENSTAKDKEDTKGFNFTGSGVSTDIWTSYSARIMAVSVIPFLIVQIPQLLNSYSGRRIAVLIALIVSVTLFVSYCIYQVCQPWVQKRHIAYAKHKHVISGILQHLKMRALGWLLDDDGEPNKEVIDKLFCTIDQDNDGYLSATELRALIIGVRFDQIELNKDDAVEKLMQEFDTSHDSRIDMNEFFIGVSKWLNVAKSVANSKSPSDRKFLTDFHLRTKKEHDLLGAGDQSEEAIEERKNIKLAFLKAVGMLLVGTLIAAVVAEPLVDVVDNFSDATSIPNFFISFIILPLFTASEGVSAITFASRKKIRTASLTFSQLYGSVTMKNVLCLSVFLALVYIRELTWDFSAEVLVILIVCVVMGVFGSFRTTFPLWTSSIAFILYPFSVALIYVLDFVFGWS, encoded by the exons ATGTCTATAAAACCGTACGTACCCTTCtcctccctcttcttcttcttcctcctcctcttgctAGTTCTATGTAGCAATGCCCAAGGCCGGTTCACCTCTTACCGTCAATCTTCAACCGATCTAGCCTCCGATGGGGTCAACGAACGCGAATCCGAATCCGAGTCCTCATCCTACCTCCTCAGTCTCAAACCCTTATCGGTGGAGTCCACGTGTGAGGAGACCTATGGTTTCATGCCATGCACCACCACCGTTGTTGGGAACATGTTCCTCATGCTGGTCTATGGTTACTTGATGTATTCGGCGGCCAAATGGCTCTCCAGCGGCAGCGAGATTCTGCTTGAGATTCTTGGCCCCGGTATCGTCGGAGGCTTGTTCCTCCCCGTCCTCACTTCTCTTCCCGATGCCATGCTCATTCTCG TATCCGGACTCTCTGGGAGTACAGAAACTGCTCAAAGTCAGGTCTCTGTGGGAATTGGGTTGCTTGCTGGGTCAACAGTGTTAGTTCTTTCACTAATATGGGGTTCCTGTGTTGTTGTTGGCAAGTGCGATATTGAAAATTCCACTGCAAAAGATAAGGAGGACACAAAAGGGTTTAACTTCACTG GTTCTGGTGTCAGTACTGATATCTGGACTAGCTATTCTGCAAGGATTATGGCTGTCTCTGTCATCCCATTCCTTATTGTTCAAATACCGCAGCTTCTCAATTCGTACTCAGGAAGACGCATAGCAGTTTTGATTGCGCTCATTGTCTCTGTCACACTATTTGTTTCGTATTGCATTTATCAG GTGTGTCAACCATGGGTCCAGAAGAGACATATTGCTTATGCAAAACATAAGCATGTTATATCAGGAATCTTACAACATCTAAAGATGCGTGCATTGGGATGGCTTCTTGACGATGATGGAGAACCCAATAAAGAAGTTATAGATAA GTTGTTTTGTACAATTGATCAGGATAATGATGGATATCTTTCAGCTACTGAATTAAGAGCACTTATAATAGGAGTCCGGTTTGATCAAATAGAGTTGAATAAGGATGATGCTGTGGAAAAACTGATGCAGGAATTTGATACTTCTCATGATTCTCGCATTGATATGAATGAGTTCTTTATTGGCGTCTCAAAATGGCTTAATGTGGCCAAGAGTGTAGCAAATTCCAAGTCTCCCTCTGATCGTAAATTTTTAACTGACTTCCACTTG AGGACAAAGAAAGAGCATGATCTTTTGGGGGCGGGTGATCAAAGTGAGGAGGCCATTGAGGAAAGGAAAAATATCAAGTTGGCCTTCCTCAAAGCGGTAGGAATGCTGTTGGTAGGAACTCTTATTGCAGCTGTAGTTGCAGAACCTTTGGTCGACGTTGTTGATAATTTCTCAGATGCCACAAGCATTCCAaatttcttcatctcattcatTATACTACCTTTGTTTACTGCTAGTGAGGGTGTGTCTGCAATAACATTCGCTAGCCGAAAAAAGATACGAACTGCCTCTTTGACATTTTCTCAG TTGTATGGCTCAGTAACCATGAAGAATGTGCTTTGCCTATCTGTATTTTTGGCCCTGGTTTATATCAGGGAATTAACATGGGATTTCTCAGCAGAAGTTCTTGTCATTCTTATTGTCTGCGTAGTGATGGGTGTTTTTGGCAGTTTCCGCACCACCTTTCCTCTCTGGACATCATCAATTGCTTTCATACTCTATCCGTTCTCGGTGGCACTGATTTATGTTCTGGATTTCGTTTTTGGTTGGTCATAG